A window of the Nycticebus coucang isolate mNycCou1 chromosome 3, mNycCou1.pri, whole genome shotgun sequence genome harbors these coding sequences:
- the LOC128581271 gene encoding 60S ribosomal protein L29-like: MAKSKNHTTHNQSRKWHRNGIKKPRSQRYESLKGVDPKFLRNMRFAKKHNKKGLKKMQANNAKAVSARAEAIKALIKPKELKTKIPKGASRKLSRLAYIAQPKLGKRACARIAKGRRLCQPKAKAKDQTKAQSAASSAAPASAPASAPASVPAQAPEGAQAPTKAPE, encoded by the coding sequence ATGGCCAAGTCCAAGAACCACACCACACACAACCAGTCTCGAAAATGGCACAGAAATGGCATCAAGAAACCCCGATCACAAAGATATGAATCTCTTAAGGGGGTAGATCCCAAGTTCCTGAGGAACATGCGCTTTGCCAAGAAGCACAACAAGAAGGGCCTGAAGAAGATGCAGGCCAACAATGCCAAGGCCGTGAGTGCACGTGCTGAAGCTATAAAGGCCCTTATAAAGCCCAAGGAGCTTAAGACCAAGATTCCAAAGGGTGCCAGCCGTAAACTCAGTCGACTTGCCTACATCGCCCAGCCCAAGCTTGGGAAGCGTGCTTGTGCACGCATTGCCAAGGGTCGCAGGCTCTGCCAGCCAAAGGCTAAGGCCAAAGATCAGACAAAGGCCCAATCTGCTGCTTCATCTGCAGCTCCAGCTTCAGCTCCAGCTTCAGCTCCAGCTTCAGTTCCAGCTCAGGCTCCCGAAGGTGCCCAGGCCCCCACGAAGGCTCCAGAGTAG